One window from the genome of Pseudanabaena yagii GIHE-NHR1 encodes:
- a CDS encoding M61 family metallopeptidase gives MIDPQTVGISSNQFIYRISIPEPANHLLHVELAIANWQHDFIDLKLPVWTPGSYLVREYAKHLQNFEATDADGEKLSWQKISKNHWRVNNGNSSQIKISYRVFCNELTVRTNHIDNTHAFFTGAAVFMYVPEQQKQSFQVEIHVPQENWQIATALPNIANRSNVFHAKDFDTLVDSPFEIGIQEQHDFTVLGKPHRFIIWGQHNADVQRIVQDTATIIAVEAEIFGGLPYDRYEFILHAGNGFGGLEHKDSTVLLYNRLGFRKEESYLQFMNLVAHEFFHTWNVKRIRPKALETFDYDHENYTGSLWFSEGTTSYYDQIFPLRAGLYDAKHYLKLVSKGITRLQTTFGRNVQSLYESSFDTWIKLYRPDANTHNNQISYYLKGELVSMLLDLIIRDQTNNLRSLDRVMQIMWERFGKDEIGFSETELHEVIEKVAGIDLTDFWNNYLYGTKEIDYNYYLDPFGLELRSARQDVPFTGLTLKSKNGLAEVEKVEFSSPAQKAGLSTGDSVLAIAGIRVTADSFNERLKDFAIGDAIALTIFQQDLLKTVEIVLQEPVYTHFELVQIANTSPVQETNLKLWLNI, from the coding sequence ATGATTGATCCACAAACAGTAGGTATTTCTAGCAATCAATTTATATACCGCATATCAATCCCAGAACCTGCCAATCATTTGTTGCATGTCGAACTAGCGATCGCTAATTGGCAACATGACTTTATCGATCTAAAGCTACCAGTTTGGACTCCTGGCTCATATTTAGTACGTGAATATGCCAAACATCTCCAAAATTTTGAGGCAACTGATGCTGATGGAGAAAAGCTGTCATGGCAAAAAATCAGTAAAAATCATTGGCGGGTAAACAACGGCAATAGTTCGCAAATTAAAATCAGTTATCGCGTTTTCTGTAATGAATTAACTGTTCGCACTAATCATATTGACAATACCCATGCCTTCTTTACGGGTGCGGCTGTATTTATGTATGTTCCAGAACAGCAGAAGCAGTCTTTCCAAGTTGAGATTCACGTTCCTCAAGAGAATTGGCAGATTGCAACGGCTTTACCCAATATTGCCAATCGTTCCAATGTTTTTCATGCCAAGGACTTTGACACTTTAGTGGATAGTCCCTTTGAGATTGGGATTCAAGAACAGCATGACTTTACAGTACTTGGGAAGCCCCATCGCTTCATCATTTGGGGACAGCACAATGCGGATGTGCAACGTATAGTTCAAGATACTGCGACTATCATTGCGGTAGAAGCAGAAATATTTGGGGGGTTGCCCTATGATCGCTATGAATTTATCCTACATGCTGGCAATGGTTTTGGAGGATTAGAACATAAAGACAGTACAGTACTGCTTTACAATCGCTTGGGCTTTCGCAAGGAAGAGAGCTATCTCCAATTTATGAATCTAGTTGCTCACGAATTTTTCCATACTTGGAATGTGAAACGGATTCGCCCCAAAGCTTTAGAGACCTTTGATTATGACCATGAAAACTATACAGGTTCCCTATGGTTTAGTGAAGGAACTACTAGCTATTATGATCAAATCTTTCCCTTACGAGCAGGACTATACGATGCCAAACATTATCTGAAGCTAGTCAGCAAGGGCATCACCCGATTGCAAACCACCTTTGGACGCAATGTGCAATCTCTTTACGAGTCCAGCTTTGATACATGGATTAAACTCTATCGCCCCGATGCTAATACGCACAACAACCAGATTTCCTACTATCTCAAAGGTGAATTAGTATCGATGCTCCTAGATTTAATAATTCGCGATCAAACTAATAATTTGCGATCGCTAGATCGGGTGATGCAGATTATGTGGGAGCGCTTTGGTAAGGATGAAATTGGCTTTAGTGAAACAGAGTTACATGAAGTAATTGAAAAGGTTGCAGGTATTGATCTAACAGACTTTTGGAATAACTATCTCTATGGCACAAAGGAAATAGACTATAACTACTATCTCGATCCATTTGGTCTAGAGCTACGCAGTGCCCGTCAAGATGTTCCATTTACAGGTTTAACCCTAAAATCAAAAAATGGACTAGCAGAAGTTGAGAAGGTTGAGTTTAGTTCACCAGCCCAAAAAGCGGGACTTAGTACAGGAGATAGTGTGTTAGCGATCGCAGGTATTCGGGTGACTGCGGATAGTTTCAATGAGCGGCTGAAGGATTTTGCGATAGGTGATGCGATCGCATTGACGATTTTCCAGCAGGATTTGCTAAAAACTGTAGAGATAGTTCTGCAGGAGCCAGTTTATACCCATTTTGAACTTGTGCAAATCGCCAATACTTCTCCAGTCCAAGAGACAAACTTGAAGTTATGGCTCAATATCTAG
- a CDS encoding response regulator produces the protein MTDQRSLSLITILIVEDSEEDRATYSRYLLSDKDTTYHLLEAETVEDGLELWRSQSPDILLIDLNLPDGSGLDFLEAINVDREGEKIPAIMLTGHGSEKIAVRAMKLGASDYLLKGEINPKVLTTAVKQVFRESTLRQQLWQSQQQQNVITEISSRIREHFNLEDILNVTVKELREFIKADRVAIYQFNPDMSGLIISEDIGVSWESTLNVLVEDTCFRENLGGDYCNGKIFVANDIYAANLQDCHIQLLESFQVRANLVVPIRLPKDNKQFLWGLLIVHQCSAPRFWTELEIQLVQSLSMQLEIAIQQMISYQNLERELKNRKIAEQALQESEQMNRTIVETIPDLLIQMDRNGVYQYRSGCSGNVRVILPDPSVSELRIENILPKHLALAQVHYANLALDSGTVQIFEQIVDFEDERRYEEVRVAPIDDREVLMIIRDITDRKRTELILKKLLEGTATFTGEDFFPALVIHIAEALEVSYAFITELVDGKLHSLAFSANGELQPTFSYQPPSTPCEYVLNNDEYYCERDLQTIFPQDLDLVSLKAESYLGIALKDHRGNAIGHLCILDVKPLPSPKITEALSILKIFASRAAVELQRKRTNEELKQLNQSLESKVAERTKELWQVNKLQRAILDSANYSIIATDLNGIIQTFNTAAERMLGYSMDEVVGITTPAKFHDPQEIAERTAALSIELGKDVGHAVFTVKADLNIHQEQEWTSIRKDGSHFPTSILVTAIKDDEGRTIGYLGIGRDISDRKHIEKIEKLLKQQIAAIEAAIDGIAILQDSNYIYINQSHLEMFGYMYPEELLGKSWTELYSSEEIARFGQEVFPVLMRDRSWQGEAIATRKDGSTFDEGLSLTLTDDGLLICVCRDISDQQATLRERKKAEEQLKQANEELLKVTKLKDEFLANMSHELRTPLNSILGLSEGLRDQIFGLMNESQLKAISTVESSAEHLLSLINDILDLSKISSGMMELEIEPASVKVLCDSSLVFIKQKAHAKSLQIVTSIPMFMNDINVDIRRTKQILINLLSNAVKFTPNGGKVSLLVSFGSGDTWQGEATIPQQLKTKNSSMILFQVVDNGIGIDSNDLQRLFQPFVQVSGSLNRQHEGTGLGLALVKQIAELHGGQIIAESEVGKGSRFTVALPYDMSASNASLPTKVSTTLPLQPINLDKTNAPLILLAEDNEANIQTFTAYLSAINYRIVVARNGKDAIAQAKAISPDIIIMDIQMPEMDGLESIRLIRADSQLATIPIIALTALAMEGDSERCLAIGASKYLSKPIKLRTLASAVQQLCYELTNVV, from the coding sequence ATGACAGATCAACGGTCACTATCTCTGATCACTATTTTAATAGTTGAGGATTCTGAAGAGGATCGTGCTACATATTCTCGCTATTTACTATCAGATAAGGATACGACATATCACTTGCTCGAAGCCGAGACCGTAGAAGATGGATTAGAGCTATGGCGATCGCAGTCACCTGACATTTTGCTGATTGATCTAAATCTACCTGATGGCAGTGGCTTGGATTTTTTGGAAGCAATCAATGTAGATCGTGAAGGCGAAAAAATACCTGCGATTATGTTGACGGGGCATGGAAGTGAAAAAATTGCAGTGAGAGCGATGAAGTTAGGAGCGTCTGACTACTTGCTCAAAGGAGAAATTAACCCCAAAGTACTTACTACTGCGGTTAAGCAGGTGTTTCGCGAATCCACTCTCAGGCAGCAACTATGGCAATCGCAACAGCAACAAAATGTCATTACCGAAATCTCGTCTCGTATTCGTGAACATTTCAACTTAGAGGATATTTTGAATGTAACAGTCAAAGAATTACGTGAATTTATCAAGGCTGATCGCGTTGCTATTTATCAGTTCAATCCAGATATGAGTGGTTTAATTATTTCCGAGGATATTGGAGTGTCTTGGGAATCAACCTTAAATGTCTTAGTTGAAGATACTTGTTTTCGTGAAAATCTTGGAGGGGATTATTGTAATGGGAAGATTTTTGTTGCTAATGATATTTATGCGGCGAATTTACAAGATTGTCATATTCAACTTCTAGAAAGCTTTCAAGTACGCGCAAATCTAGTCGTACCAATTAGATTACCCAAAGACAATAAACAGTTCTTATGGGGCTTACTCATTGTTCACCAATGTTCGGCTCCCAGATTTTGGACAGAGCTAGAGATTCAGTTAGTCCAAAGTCTATCGATGCAGTTAGAGATCGCCATTCAGCAAATGATCTCCTATCAAAATTTAGAAAGGGAATTGAAAAATCGTAAAATTGCCGAACAGGCGCTACAGGAAAGTGAGCAAATGAATCGCACCATTGTTGAAACTATTCCTGATCTGCTGATTCAAATGGATAGAAATGGAGTTTATCAATATAGAAGTGGATGTAGCGGTAATGTACGTGTCATCTTACCTGATCCTTCAGTTTCCGAATTGAGAATAGAAAATATTTTACCCAAACATTTAGCCCTAGCCCAAGTTCATTATGCCAATCTTGCCCTTGATAGTGGCACAGTCCAGATTTTCGAGCAAATAGTCGATTTTGAAGACGAGCGCCGTTATGAAGAAGTGCGAGTTGCGCCGATTGACGATCGCGAAGTCTTGATGATTATCCGAGATATAACTGATCGCAAAAGGACAGAACTAATCTTAAAAAAACTATTAGAGGGGACGGCAACCTTTACAGGGGAAGATTTCTTTCCAGCCTTGGTAATTCACATTGCAGAAGCCTTGGAGGTTTCCTATGCTTTTATTACTGAATTAGTTGACGGTAAGCTGCATAGCTTGGCATTTTCTGCCAATGGAGAATTGCAGCCCACTTTTTCTTACCAACCGCCAAGCACTCCCTGTGAATATGTCTTGAATAATGATGAATATTACTGTGAAAGAGATTTACAAACAATTTTTCCTCAAGACCTAGATTTGGTGTCACTGAAAGCAGAAAGTTATCTAGGCATTGCCCTGAAGGATCATCGGGGTAATGCGATCGGGCATCTATGCATTCTTGATGTGAAGCCATTGCCAAGCCCAAAAATTACTGAAGCCCTCTCTATTCTCAAGATTTTCGCCTCAAGGGCGGCAGTGGAGTTACAGCGCAAACGTACTAATGAAGAACTAAAGCAACTAAACCAATCTCTAGAATCTAAGGTTGCTGAGCGGACTAAAGAACTATGGCAAGTTAACAAACTCCAACGCGCCATTCTGGATAGTGCTAATTATTCAATTATCGCTACTGACTTAAACGGCATTATTCAAACCTTTAATACTGCTGCGGAAAGAATGCTGGGTTACAGTATGGATGAAGTGGTCGGAATTACTACTCCTGCTAAATTTCACGACCCTCAAGAGATCGCGGAGCGCACTGCTGCACTTTCGATTGAATTAGGAAAAGATGTGGGACATGCAGTATTTACAGTAAAGGCGGATCTAAACATTCACCAAGAGCAAGAATGGACAAGTATTCGCAAGGATGGTTCTCACTTCCCTACTTCAATACTGGTAACAGCGATCAAGGATGATGAAGGTCGCACAATTGGCTATTTAGGCATTGGTAGAGATATTAGCGATCGCAAACATATTGAAAAAATTGAAAAATTACTAAAACAGCAAATTGCCGCGATTGAAGCAGCAATTGATGGCATTGCGATTTTGCAGGACAGTAACTACATTTATATAAATCAATCCCATCTAGAAATGTTTGGCTACATGTATCCTGAGGAGTTGTTAGGGAAATCTTGGACAGAGTTATACTCCTCAGAAGAAATTGCACGATTTGGGCAAGAAGTATTTCCTGTACTAATGCGCGATCGCTCATGGCAAGGAGAAGCGATCGCTACGCGCAAAGATGGCTCAACCTTTGATGAAGGATTATCTCTAACCCTGACCGATGATGGTTTACTAATTTGTGTATGCCGCGATATTAGCGATCAACAGGCAACACTCCGCGAACGCAAAAAAGCTGAAGAGCAGTTAAAACAAGCTAATGAAGAACTTCTAAAAGTCACCAAGCTCAAGGATGAATTTTTGGCAAACATGAGCCACGAACTCCGCACGCCTCTAAATTCGATCTTGGGGCTATCAGAAGGGTTAAGGGATCAAATTTTTGGCTTGATGAACGAATCTCAACTCAAAGCGATCAGCACCGTCGAATCCAGTGCCGAGCATCTTCTATCTTTGATTAACGACATTCTCGATCTATCAAAAATCTCTTCGGGAATGATGGAACTGGAAATTGAACCTGCCTCTGTCAAGGTTCTATGTGATTCTAGTCTTGTTTTTATCAAACAAAAAGCTCATGCAAAAAGCTTGCAAATTGTGACTAGTATTCCGATGTTCATGAATGACATCAATGTCGATATACGACGCACTAAACAGATATTAATCAATTTACTTAGTAATGCTGTGAAGTTTACTCCTAATGGAGGAAAAGTAAGCCTCTTAGTTTCTTTTGGGAGTGGTGATACATGGCAGGGAGAAGCAACGATTCCGCAACAGTTGAAAACAAAGAATTCATCAATGATTCTATTTCAAGTAGTAGATAATGGCATTGGCATTGACTCTAACGATCTGCAAAGGCTCTTCCAGCCATTTGTACAGGTTAGTGGTAGCCTTAATCGCCAGCACGAAGGCACTGGTTTAGGATTAGCCCTAGTGAAGCAGATTGCCGAACTTCATGGTGGTCAGATTATAGCTGAAAGTGAAGTTGGCAAGGGCAGCCGTTTTACAGTTGCTTTACCCTATGATATGTCTGCATCTAACGCTTCATTACCTACCAAGGTTTCTACTACTTTACCGCTACAGCCTATTAATCTTGATAAGACCAATGCGCCGCTTATTTTACTCGCCGAAGATAATGAGGCAAATATCCAAACTTTTACGGCATATCTAAGCGCGATCAATTACCGTATAGTTGTTGCTAGGAATGGCAAAGATGCGATCGCTCAAGCTAAAGCTATTTCTCCTGACATCATTATCATGGATATCCAAATGCCAGAAATGGATGGCTTAGAATCAATTCGATTAATTCGTGCTGATTCACAACTTGCGACAATTCCGATCATTGCCCTTACTGCTCTAGCGATGGAAGGTGATAGTGAAAGATGTTTAGCGATCGGTGCGAGTA
- a CDS encoding EAL domain-containing protein, with protein sequence MTYSLGRSLDNLIVLRSNLVSRQHATILAVTTPKRNSYLFRIIDGNLEGIRSTNGVLINGKKRFSHILSHGDEILFSKDTKAVYQVISSLSHNPKSRTPQSLPLNETNLSDQSQNLDVIGSIKCSPLISIADSDLSVHIRETINQFISSPELNPQPIIELNLAGKILYLNPTALYQFPEVDDMQLQHPLLQDLLKQLIPLVTPTRNFFTREVAINGKVFEQVIHFMPWNEVIRVHISDITKQKQAEAIISYQIYHDSLTGLPNRKYLHQYLVEVVEKLEDKKQKFAVLFLDIDRFKLINDSLGHGIGDILLKSVSDRLKSLIRQGDLLVRWGGDEFAIIAKTVASQDVVIQIAETMIQSLSLPFSCNGHELHITTSIGASIYPDHNTDVEGLIRNADMAMYRAKVDGRNSFQFYIPNMQEQSFQRLSMENNLRRALENEELETYYQPQIDLHTGKIVGLEVLLRWKHVTLGSISPSQFIPLAEETGLIIAVGYWVLKHTCLQAIAWHKSGLPPIQIGVNLSIKQLQQKDFLSSLQQILDETNFDPHYLELEITEGIMMDNVEEKIILLNQFRQMGIQLSIDDFGTGYSALSYLKNLPIDTLKIDRTFIEYIDHNEQDQAIVASLINLSHSLNLIVIAEGVETQEQVDILRELGCDRIQGYFFYKALPTEEIEALLRAQAITKPN encoded by the coding sequence ATGACTTATTCGTTAGGGCGTAGCTTGGACAATCTGATCGTGCTACGTTCTAATCTCGTATCTCGGCAACATGCGACGATCTTAGCTGTCACTACTCCTAAAAGGAATTCCTACCTTTTTAGGATCATTGATGGCAATCTAGAGGGTATACGCAGTACCAATGGTGTTCTCATTAATGGTAAAAAAAGATTTTCTCACATCCTATCTCATGGGGATGAAATTCTCTTTAGTAAGGATACTAAAGCGGTATATCAAGTTATTAGTTCGCTATCCCATAATCCCAAAAGTAGGACTCCGCAAAGTCTTCCTTTAAATGAGACTAATTTATCCGATCAAAGTCAGAACTTAGATGTTATCGGTTCAATTAAATGTTCACCTTTGATATCCATTGCCGATAGTGATTTATCTGTTCATATTCGTGAAACTATTAATCAATTTATTTCATCTCCTGAACTTAATCCTCAACCAATTATTGAATTAAATTTAGCTGGAAAAATCTTATATCTTAATCCTACGGCTTTATACCAGTTCCCAGAGGTTGATGATATGCAGCTTCAGCATCCTCTACTACAGGATTTGCTCAAGCAGTTAATCCCGCTTGTGACTCCGACTCGTAATTTCTTTACTCGTGAGGTTGCGATCAATGGGAAGGTCTTTGAACAAGTTATTCACTTTATGCCTTGGAATGAAGTAATCAGAGTCCATATATCTGATATTACCAAGCAGAAACAGGCAGAAGCAATCATCTCCTACCAAATCTATCATGATTCACTTACTGGTTTGCCAAATCGGAAGTATCTCCATCAGTATTTAGTTGAAGTTGTAGAGAAACTAGAGGATAAAAAACAAAAATTTGCAGTTCTATTTCTAGATATCGATCGCTTCAAGCTCATTAATGATTCCTTGGGACATGGAATTGGTGATATATTGCTGAAATCTGTTAGCGATCGCTTAAAAAGCCTGATCCGCCAAGGTGATTTGCTCGTGCGTTGGGGTGGTGATGAGTTCGCGATTATTGCCAAAACCGTTGCATCGCAAGATGTGGTTATCCAAATTGCCGAGACGATGATCCAATCTCTGAGTCTTCCTTTTTCTTGTAACGGTCATGAGCTACATATCACAACCAGTATTGGAGCAAGTATTTATCCAGATCACAATACTGATGTTGAAGGGCTAATTCGTAACGCGGATATGGCGATGTATCGGGCGAAGGTGGATGGTAGGAATAGCTTTCAGTTCTACATTCCGAATATGCAGGAGCAGAGCTTCCAGCGCTTATCAATGGAAAACAATTTGCGAAGAGCTTTAGAAAATGAAGAACTCGAAACATACTATCAACCTCAAATTGATCTGCATACTGGTAAAATCGTTGGTCTAGAGGTTTTGCTGCGTTGGAAGCATGTCACCTTAGGTTCTATTTCCCCCAGTCAATTTATTCCATTAGCTGAAGAAACAGGTTTAATTATTGCAGTTGGTTATTGGGTATTGAAGCACACTTGCCTACAGGCGATCGCATGGCATAAGTCAGGGTTGCCCCCCATTCAGATCGGCGTAAATTTGTCGATCAAACAATTGCAGCAAAAAGATTTCCTATCTTCTTTGCAACAAATTTTAGATGAGACAAATTTTGATCCTCATTACCTAGAATTAGAAATCACGGAAGGAATCATGATGGACAATGTGGAAGAGAAAATCATTCTCCTCAATCAATTCCGCCAAATGGGAATTCAATTATCTATTGATGACTTTGGTACTGGTTATTCAGCCTTGAGCTATCTCAAGAACTTACCAATAGATACCCTCAAAATTGATCGAACATTTATTGAGTATATTGATCACAATGAGCAGGATCAAGCGATTGTGGCTTCTCTGATTAATCTATCCCACAGCCTGAATTTGATTGTGATTGCTGAAGGTGTAGAAACACAAGAACAAGTTGATATCTTGCGAGAGCTAGGTTGCGATCGCATACAAGGATATTTCTTTTATAAGGCATTACCTACAGAGGAGATAGAGGCTTTGTTGAGAGCGCAAGCAATTACGAAACCAAATTAA